The sequence TTCAGATATAAAAGAAGGTACACCATCATTGAGTTTTTCATGTACAGCCAAATAAGTCAGTTTAAACATGtacatattatttatttttaacataGTCAAATAATACCTTATTCCACAACCTCTTTCTAGAATCCATTTTAAAATTATGTAAAACTAATTCCTAAAAAGACTTGGAGGAGGCATTAAGGTAGATGTTCCACATCATCCTCCTCAGCCTCCTAGTTTTGGGACATAGAGTTGTTTGCTTGAATCAATTTGTGCGATCTAAGAGTTGTAAGAATGTCATAGTCATTCCCACTTAGCATAATACAATTTATAGAATATAGATCTTGTAGCTACCAATTTGATATCTAGTGTTTGTACAACTTGCTTCCATTTTTTTGAGTGCTTAGTGTTGTCTTCCTTCTCATTTTTCTTATCTTCCACTAGATCCACATTAATCTTTGTTGAGTGCACATGAAGGCCAATGAAATTAAATATTCCTCAAGCAAATCAATTTGGAAGGAATCCTCATTTATCCTCTTTATGATTTTGCAAGCTCAAATCTTTGTAGGTTTTTACTTGTTGTAGGCACCTTGGTCATACCTTTCCTTGTCTGGATCTACCATGGTAGTTTTTCTCTTAATTATTTTTCTTCTCCAATGCAAATCAACACTCTTCTTATATTTTTCATTTATGGATtgcaatttgagcctaactggttaatGCACTCTTTGAATATTCTCTAAAAAATTATAATTTCTTGGTTGTTATGTGGGCATATTGGAAAATTAACTAAGTCCATAAAGTTTCTTTAGGATTTGTACCATATACAACTTGAAATGTGGACATACTTGTAGACCTAATTGTGCTAAAATTATAGGAAAATTCATCTTGTGATATCACAAAACCCATTATGAAGGATTGTTACCAACTAAACACCTCAATAGATTCCTTAGACTCCTATTCACCACCTCAATTTGATCATTGGTTTCCGGATGATATGCTAAACTACATTGCAACTCTCTATTCAACTTTTTTCATGAGACCTTTCAAAACTGACATAAGAATTTGCCATCCTTACCAACTTAAAATTGCAAAGACATTACTAAAATATGAATCATTTACATATGCActgatttttttcttaaaaaacaaCCAACCAATATGTAACATCTCATTCTAAATTTATGATAAATATTTTTAATAGAATTAAACATATTTAAATTGGAACCATATGAACCCTAGGTTTGTATCAATGTTTACCCTCAGTGTTACAAACTTATAATACCTTCCATTATATTAATATTTACACAAAAACATTATCTACCCCTAAATATGCTTCAAAATTCTTTATTTAATACTAaaataacaaaacatcattaaATCTACTTGAATCAAGAGCAAAAATAGAAGTTCCTCATTATATTTACATAAATAACAATAAATTACAATGGAAGACAAACTAAAATTTTATTTATGTTAACAATTTTGGAATGCTTTACAAATTTTGGTATTGCAACTATAATAGGTTAAAATACATGTCACAAGAACAACAATCCATGACTGCATAGTCACAAAAAAACTAGAGCTTGCTCAacattaacaaaaaaaattaaccaTAGATCATCTATTAAATAGAATAAAATTATAAAATGTTACAATATTCTACTATAGCTACTATGAAAAATAGAAAGACAAATTCTTATATCCATGACAACAGTAAGTGTCATACAAACTCAATATCATCGATTTTAGCCATTATTAAAGCTCAAAAGCAACCTCTACATGAGAGCAGTCCTTTAGCTAAAGGagttttatcctctgaccataggggcttcactagctaggcaatattatatcacatgcatttagattggggggtttaatatcccccaaaagagggtacaatatattgcctatcgatgaaaataaagggggtttttaattcgggttatgaaaaagtacaatatctgttgaaaataggggggcttttcattcaggctatgtattgggagggggtgaaaaaaaaagagtttaggacaatattttttgaaaatagggggattctttagtatgccatgaacatatgttatataacccaggttcactaagcgGAGCCCCTATGCCTAGATGACATGAGATCTATAGGTTTTTTAACCTTTGGCCTCCACAAATCTATGGGTTTTTATCCTCAAATATATATGCTTGAATAATAAGTGCTCATGACGACTTGTAGTAAAGTTTTATGTTGGTTTGTTCAAATATGTTTTTCTTCTTAGATTCTCAACCCAAAACACCTTTTGTAGATGGATTAAAGCTAATATAGAGACCATTGAGTTCCAAATAAGTACATAGATTGGAGACCCCATAGTAACTAATGTTGTTTTCCTTTGAAACACACCCAAATCTATGTACACATGCATAAAAGGTAATAGGGTGTTATGGAAGCATATACTCAAAATTCACAACAACTCCTAGCATTAATGATGTGAAGATTTATGACCACAGACCCTAATTATTGTATTAATGGTGGCTAGGGTAGTATAACTAATTCCCATGACATGAAATAAATATGTAGTCACATCATATAAGTAGATAATTTTCTATTGGCGTCCTCTAATTTTAGATAATTTTGGTATTGATATAGTACCATAGCTAGAGCCATATGTTAAGAATAATCATTATGATGAATTGTGATCTTAGGTGGTAGgtgagaagaatagtgagaaatGGTGGAGAGATATGATGGTCGATGAACAAGTTCAATAGTGTAATAGGAGAAAATAATGAAGGTAGGGGGTGACAATGAGGTATGCTTGAATAAGGAATTATGAAACTTTAATGGAAGTATAGGATACAATGGAATTGAGAAGAAAGTCATTTACTAAAGGGAAAGTTTTACAACTCCAATGACTTAGATTGACTTAGAAAATTGGCCATGCTTCCACAGTTAGATATTTTGAGGATCTTAAGAAAATACATGGAATTAAAGGGTAGGAAATTGTACAAACATTTGGATTGAGGGGAATGATGGTTGCAGGAAATGGGAATTCTAGACCACATCATTTATTATTGGAAAAGTGGACATGCCAAGTATACCCTAGTGAAATTTTCTAACCAAGCAATTATAAGTGTAATTCAACACCTCCTCCTATCTAAAAATCTTTATAAATTTCACTATTCAATGAGTCTTCCCCAATGGCCTTAGGAAATCTTCTTGACTAAACCAAATAATGCATGATGGCTCCATGTCCCAAACATTTCTATCTTTAGTTTTAATCAAACAATTAAGGCAACTAATCCTCCATATGCCTCTTTTTGATATGGCGATGATGAAAAAATATACAAAATCCCACAAGACTGAAGGTTGCCTCATATGTTCGCCTCCACATTTTTGCTTGTGATTCCTTGCACAAGTATCCACCATTAGATTTATTTCACCACACTAAAGACACACTACTCTTAGTATACATTTGAGGCTCCTCGAGATCTTGTTATTGTATTCATACCTTCCTCAATAAGGTAGATGCATCCAAAATTATTTGTCCTTAACTTTAGATAATATACTTTACTCAATACATAATGGATGGTACCTATGTATTTTTAAATAATGAGGCCCCGTtttgtaaaaatattaaaaaaaaaaaaatcatacaaacTCATTTTTACACTTTATATAATGGGCACTCATTACATTTAAATAACAAGGACCCATTATAGAATGGGGCCCCattatttaaaatttcaaaaccaaTCCTGCCATGTGCCTCAGGATTTGGGTTGGGTAAGGCTTGGAATGCCCAAACCTAAGCCTTGGCCTACAAGTACAAGGTCGAACTATGCAAGTCACAAAATACTGACTTCTGGCATATCTTTGATGCCCATTTTTACAAAATTATcagacaaaattaaaacccattagagATTACATTGTGTAgattccaaaataatttttttttaaagatttgattattttttctacTTTTTAATCAATTTGTACTAGAtttggtccataaacttgaaatattaagttttcttatttatttaataacttttttgtttttatgatttttgaaaaaaaactatatgacatcaatctacaaagaattattttgatattaaaataaacttaaaaaatgataagtttaggtcaaattatggtggtcgtacacaagAGGTTTTTAAAACAACAAATATGACCAATAgaaattttacaaaaaaatattaaaaaaaaaatacaaaacaatatcCTCATCAATATTCAATGTGTTACAATTTTTTTGCCAAAAGGGTCAAGAAAAAAacttttatttgtgtcaaaaaaTGGTGGTTGTACACGTGCATGGTTCGGTcctaaaacaagcatttttaaATACCGGTTTTTAAAAATCCCTTATGAAAGTCAAGTTTTATTATCtgtgtattaaaataaattacatatttgaaaactagaatcCAAGTGTACATTTTGTATTACTAACATTTTTCAATATTCAATCTCTCAGTGcctcaaatttttatgtcaaatgTGGCAAAATCTGAAAATAAGGGAAAACACTTCccttttttggccaaaaagtggactcaattTCTTGCACACACTCtaaatgttagttctcaatataaaattaGGGTGACACCAactaaggtgatttttacaaggaGGCTCACTTCCATAATTTCTCACTATAGGTGAGCTCACTACCCGACTAAAACCGCTAGAAAAAGAaggagggctcactgcctagaggaagaaagaaagaatccaccataaaGGCACAACTACCACTCTTCTTTAATGCTGAAAGGAACCTTAGGCTAACTACCACTGATACCAAACAACATCAGCAAACAACCACATTTATCAACCACTTTCCATCACCgaagatagatcttccttttacaatcaacttccttctacGAATCCTTCTATCTTTCTATATGATTTTATATTACAAACACcctttatatatatattgatctcCAAAATAGATTTTCCAAGTTGGCCAAGGTGATAATAAATCATAATTCAAAATAGGGCTTCACTAAGCATCCCTGtgatggaaaggaatgagaagtggattATTCCACAATGTAAAAACACACTATCCAAATGCCGCAATCACCAAAGTAAGAAGATAGATCATCCAGGGTTAACCGGAGCAGGTAagaacaattttggagtacaacaacatgtgccaaatcagaataACAAAGATAAATGCAATAAAAGCATAAATATAGAAATGCAACAAGAGAACTGAAGATGCAGAACAATGCAGAGCTCTGCAAACTCTGATAGACAAACATCATCAGCACAACATCATTTTTTGGAGAACTCTTTCCAGACCACCAAAACATGAGAGAAGAATCTCAAGACAATGTCCATCAATGTGCCAATACATCATGAATATATCTACAATAAGTCAGAACATCCAGAGCAAAAACCAAACACTAAAACAAAATCAATAaattgacatcaaggacaaccaTATTGAAACATCAAATAACTTCAATTTTGCAACACTATTAAGGAGGAAATTGAATGCAGAAAGGTGAAGCAAAAAAGATTATCAAAGTCTCCCTTTGCAATGGTGGATCCTTCTGACTCACTGGTCAAGGCTACCTCAGGGTTTGGCACTTCGGTCTTTGCAAATAACTCTGATAAAGAGATTTATTTTTCTGATAAAGTCATAGGTTAGTGTAAAGATTGGCAAGAGAGTAATGCCTCTTTCCAGTAGACCAGATCCCTTTGTGTCTTTGGTGGGTGGCTGTTTGGTTTTGTCTTTGGTCTTTGTTTGGTTGTTTAGTGGTTTCTAGCATGTTTTGGTAGTCTATTTTTTGGCTAGTTACATATTCCTCATATGCCCTAAGTGTTGGTGTTTAGCGATTATGTAAAGGTTCAAGTCTATTCCACTTTTTTAAATTAGAACACAACATACAATTATTTATCATTAGTAATGTAATTATTCTTAGCTTTATTTAAATTTTCACTAAAGAAATTCATACATTTTCATTCTTTGATTAGCAATCCCCTATTAACTACCTCTATAGAATCACACTTAACTATAAGAACTTTTTTAAATTGAGGTATACAAAGAATAAGTTCTTCATTAACCTTTCTTTTGAGGTATTCAAAACTCAAAACACACACTATAATCTTTGTCCAAATAAACAACTTCCCTTTCATTCAATTAGCCAATTTTGCATTTATTCTATTAACATTCCTAATGAATATCCTATAAAAGATCACCATCCTATGAAAGCTCACCACCTCACTAATACTTTGAGGAGTAAGAAAATCAAGAATAGCTTTAACCTTTCCTAGATCCATGCTCAATTCATCTAATGTAATAACACTCCCTAAAAAGCTAGCTCATGTTTGTACAATTTACTCTTTTTATGGCTGATAAATAAGATTTATGCTCTAAGTATATCAATTACTACTCTCAGATATCCTACATGCTCCTTTGTATTTTTTCtataaatcaagatatcatcaaaataGACTATGATACATTTTACAATGTGTAATATAAATACACGAGTCATTATTCACCTGAAAGTAGGTAGAAAATTTGATAATATAAATGAGATTAACATTTAAATAATCCATCCCTATTTTGAAggaagtcttccactcatcaccctaaAAAATGTAGATTTGATGGAGTCCACATCTATGGAATGTATTTGAGAATACCTTGATACTTGAGAAGTAATCTAATAACTCATCCATTCTAGGTAACAAACATCAATACTTCATAATGATTTTGTTAATGGCTCTATATTCTATAAATCTCCATTTTTTTTCTTCCTTAAGGGAGGGTAGAGTGGTTGTAGTACATAGACTCATACCTTCTATAGACTCATACCTTCTATAGACTCATACCTTCTATTAATGATAGTTTAGTTTAAAAAAGAAGTCTCCTATTAACATGACTTAGATCACCCATAAAAGTGTGTTCCAAAAGAACCCGAAAAGATACAATCACCTTCCTAGGTAGagtgtttcacctccctaatacaAAGGATTTCCATCCTTGGATTTCTTATTACATATCTAGATGTGTGATGGGTAGAAAATAGATTAGGCAACTTCGATTAATGACATATCACATAAACAGTTGACAAAGTATTGTAAACCTCTAGATATTATATGACCTCATATTTGGTGTACCTATTGGCCTTGCCTTCTAAACTAGTTTTCCAGGTTCGAATCGTGTTGGCACATTCCAACTTTATTTGTTAACTCTAGAAGGAGGTGTGGCGGCTGTGACGTTATCGACAGGGTTCGCTTGATACTGAAATGAGCACAAATTAAAGTGTGATTGACTATATTATAGGTGATTACTCGAATAACATAATATCGTATAAGTCAATAATCTGCCAACCGTGCAAACAATCAGCCAGTTTGAACCGTAACTAGGCTTTTAGATTCCGCCGCTCTTATTGACTTTGTGATAATGGAAGCACCTAAAACAAAAATGCCAACTAGATGGTGGTGGTAGCCACGTCCTACGCAAATCCCACTGAGATGGCAATCCCCCAACAAAGATAACTCAGAAATGCAGTGAATTATGAGTTAATATTGCCATGGGTTCGAACTTCGAATTGATCGTTTTGAAGCTTCTATGGATTCAAGTCAGTTATTCTGGCGCACTTACAGCCGGGTCATACTCAGCTCGTTTGCCATCTATTTATAACCTCAATTGCTCATAGTGTTAAACCACATCTTCTTCTCTTCTGTAAGCTGCCCAAATGGATTTCTCAGCGACTGCATCAAAGAGAGTGCTGCTATTTCTAGCGGCTTTGCTAGTGTTATGGACTGTTACTGTTGATTCCGCGTCGGATGAAGGCGAGATATACGCAGCATGTAATGTGGTGAAGTACTCCAAAGGCTCGGAGTTTGATAGGAATTTGGAGGCGCTCTTTAAAACACTGACAGAGAAAGCAGCTGACTCGGGCTTCGGCGCTTCGGTTTACGGGCGGGAGAAGCCAAACCAGCTGTCAGGGCGCCTCCAGTGTAGAGGAGATTTGTCTCCCGCCGACTGCGGCGCGTGTTCAGCGGAGGCAGTGAAGGTCGTCCGCCGCGATTGCCCCAACGCCATTGGCGCACGCGTTCAGCTGGAGCATTGCTTCCTTCGCTACGAGAATTACACCTTTCTCTCTCAGTTGGACACCAACTACTGGTATGGCCTCGTCAACGTTAATAACAATACGGACACCGGTTTTAATGCTGCTGCTCACAGTCTTTTGGCGGATCTGTCGAGGAAGGCCCCCGCCAGTCCTATTAAGTTCGCCTTGGGGTCGTCTGTTGTTTCTTCGAATGTGAGCATCTATGCCATGGAGATGTGCTGGAGGGACATGTCGGGGAAAGATTGTGCGGCCTGCATTTCCAAGGGAATCGAAAAGCTGTTCGACTGCTGCAGCGAAAAGGTGGGCGTTCAGGTGTTCATGGGCAGCTGCACCCTGCGCTATGAAACATATCAGTTTGCCAAGCACTATTAGAGTTTTACCCATCTATCAGATTCTCTTTCTGTATGTGTGGTGAACATGGAGGGCGTACTCGCTAAATAAAGAAATAGTAATAAGAATAATGAAGCCACAGGTGAGATCGTTGCCTGGCCTTTAGTATTTCTATGTTGGATGCTTCAGACATGAATCtggtaaaaagaaataaaaaagagaGGATCAAGGGATTTTCTATTCACTAGAACAACATGGAAACATTATAAGTTAAATAGTACGTAAAGCTGGAGATTAAAGAAGAGGAGAGTTCGATTATAACAAAAAATTTATTTGCTTCAAAGACAGTGGGTTAGGCACTGTCTTACTTTGATAGATAGCTATATTGGAGTAGTTATTAAGTTTAAAACCTGATATATTAAGTTTTATAATATAATAGTTTAAGTAAATGATggataatatatttttaatattttatttcatttttatatacaaatatttttgatgatatTTTATAATCTATTAAGAAGATAAAATCAGAATCTttttaatcatattatttaatttatGGTTCATGAAGTGTGATAATTGAAACAGGTGAAAATATTTACACACTTATCTTAAATGCATTCTAATCATTTTAATATTTACTAATAGATCAACAAAATATTAAAAGCAATATTAATGTGAACATGGATATTAAAATGAAATTTCACAAAATGACTCCTTTTTTAACATCTAGTGATCTATGCATAAGTgtttatttaaaaaatttcaagaagAGAACATTTGAACTTAAATGTTTCATTGTAATGAAAAAGTgtacattatttatttttatatgttaaTTTTATATCATTTAAGTTGAACTTAAATTATATAATAAACATAATATATATGGCGCTGACCCTACAACACAATAGTTGTAATGCTTCATTGGTATACATATTGCTTAAAATATTGCTTGGTGGATGAAGGATGGTCGATTGACGTGGACGGAGGATAGATCAGACATCGATAAACATGCCTTGGATGGCAATAGTAGCAGGTACATTGCAGCAGATGGTGAGAACTTGGCAGTGGTAGGAGAGGTAGGGTGTGATATGGAGATATAGGAAAAAGATTGGAGATTGAAggctgatgatgatgaggagatcaAAGGGTAGACAATTATGACATCATAGGGATGCCACGTAAATCATATGTAAGCAAGGACAAGAGAGGTGTTAAGGCCTTGATGGATGATGTGGCAAGTGTTAAAGCaattggaggaagaggatgatgcACATGGAGGAATGAAAGGTGGAGAAAGTAAAAAGTGGAGAGAAAGAGGACAAGGAGAAGAAGGACAGAGGGAAGGATAGGGAGGATGACAGAGAAGAAGAGAAGacgaggagaagaggagagagagag is a genomic window of Cryptomeria japonica chromosome 7, Sugi_1.0, whole genome shotgun sequence containing:
- the LOC131038626 gene encoding antifungal protein ginkbilobin-like protein 1, whose amino-acid sequence is MDFSATASKRVLLFLAALLVLWTVTVDSASDEGEIYAACNVVKYSKGSEFDRNLEALFKTLTEKAADSGFGASVYGREKPNQLSGRLQCRGDLSPADCGACSAEAVKVVRRDCPNAIGARVQLEHCFLRYENYTFLSQLDTNYWYGLVNVNNNTDTGFNAAAHSLLADLSRKAPASPIKFALGSSVVSSNVSIYAMEMCWRDMSGKDCAACISKGIEKLFDCCSEKVGVQVFMGSCTLRYETYQFAKHY